A stretch of Rhodothermales bacterium DNA encodes these proteins:
- a CDS encoding c-type cytochrome gives MMKSTSFLVLRVSSMWVVLALIVMPGCARRKAMDAGDENFLAKGQVTFEQSCASCHGSDARGVGPASHLLAVPASDLTQLSEKYSGRFPVDELYSMIEGNEKVGAHGTREMPVWGNIWSEKDGRPVRREMVERRINELIEYLRSIQTE, from the coding sequence ATGATGAAATCGACGTCTTTCCTGGTACTTCGTGTTTCGAGTATGTGGGTGGTGCTGGCGCTGATCGTCATGCCGGGATGTGCACGCCGGAAGGCGATGGACGCCGGCGACGAAAATTTCCTGGCAAAGGGGCAGGTTACGTTCGAGCAGTCGTGTGCCAGTTGCCACGGCTCCGATGCGAGAGGAGTCGGTCCGGCCTCCCATCTGCTGGCTGTCCCGGCGTCGGATCTGACGCAGCTCAGCGAGAAATATTCCGGCCGGTTTCCTGTGGACGAATTATACAGCATGATCGAAGGTAATGAGAAGGTCGGCGCACACGGTACCCGAGAGATGCCGGTATGGGGCAACATCTGGAGTGAAAAGGACGGGAGGCCCGTACGCCGCGAGATGGTCGAACGTCGTATCAACGAGTTGATCGAGTACCTGCGGTCCATCCAAACCGAGTAG